TTGCTTGTTTTTTCACatgttctttgactttgaaattaactgacattctatgacatttatgtcattgacatttctttttattttcttgaatttacggcatgtatttgctcgttttgcagctgctttataTAACTTTaaatatggttgaaaacttttttaacggatgaaaattgatgaaaacacagatgtcatccatattatagGTTCAAGTTGGCCAAACATGTATATTAATTTTGGCATTTAGTAAAATGTTTACAGTACTAAAACATCTCACTAAGAATGGCTTTCAGAGAAAATGCAGAATACACATGATGGATAGAacatatatttcatttatttgtactttgtacagcAAAGAAGACCACTCTAGGCcaatacatttttgtctaaaaagcATTTAGAATCCTTTCTGTTATGACCACCTGTCCTCTATAGACTggattcttaatgcttttttttcaatgggAAGAATAAAATAGAGGACAACAGAAAAGTGACCACATTAGCCAGGTGGCCCTTTTATagaggtcacttgtacaggtttgacattTATGATGCTGAACTAATTTCTTGCAGGACTCCTTTAAAAACTCTTGATGACAGAATGATTTAGATTAATACTGAAATTATTGAATCTTTGTACATGCTTGAATGCAAAAGCATGGCCATATGTTAGTTGCAGTATTTGTTGCATAATTGTTAAACTCATTAAAAGCATTAACAGTAAAGACAGTGTGATCTTTTACCAACTGAGTTTGTACAGTTGTCACCGTATTGTCGTAGTTGATTCCATTCCATGTTTCATATGTTGAATTTGGCTTTTTCTAGGACATTCATTATGATAGCTCGTCTGCAAAAAGAAAGCGGACTTGAACGAAGAGCTTGCCCCTGGATGTCTGTATTTTCGTAAAGCAAAAAGTAattctttataatcatatgtCGTTCAGTTGTTTTGGTAAGAAGATAGCAATGCATGGGTCCCATCGACAAAATGTGAACTGCCAACAATCATGAATGAAAATGTTGCATatcaccatttgcataattattcaTTTAGCTTTTGGTTCAAATCCGCTCTCCAACGTACAGTGTCACGGAAGGTTGTGGGTGTTATCTAAAATCGTATGACCGTTTCTAGAATCATAATATGCATCTGTCTTGATATGTCAGAATGTGATTTTAGACAGCGTTAGTCTAAGCACGATATGAATAACCCTAGTATGAGTTCatatacacataacgttatcCATATACTATCAGGACACATTCAGACACGCAAATCCTGGTGTAAACTGGGGTGcgtatttaagtccgtatgagttgctTATTGATAGTGTTAAGCTCACTGAGTCAGGTAAAGTTTGAGGCCGGCAAAGTAGTATATTCGGCGGCACAACGGTGGCTGAAAGAACATCCTCTTCCCTGCAAACTTAACTAAACCCAAAAAAATGCCAATACGCATCTCATAGTACTTGAATATGCGAACTCGGGTGATTTATCCCCTAAGGTAGTCTTTAGTTCCCGTTGTACTGGCAGACCCTACAGCGGCTGATCGCAGACCCCCCGGAGTCTGACGCCTGGAGCCAGAGGGAGGACTGTCCGTCGGGCTCCTCACACCCCAGGCTGCTGTTACAGGTCACCACCGGCTTCTCCCGGTACACAGGCAGGCAGCTCCCCGGGCTACTGATGAACGTGCCACCGGCACCGCCATTGATGGAGTGCTGTGTAGATAATTTGAAATAGGGTCACCAAAACCTGACGTTCTACTGCAGTACACTAAAatccgctaggaggcccattgtCAAAATCCACGTTTGCTTCCCATTCCCTACCAACCTGTTATACACTGTAACACAGCTTACACAGCAGACAACCATAccgaaacataaccttctttgcgAAGGTAGTAATTAATTTTAGTTGTTGCAGTTGTGACTGTCCATAAACGTTATGAGCCATTGCATTTTAGGTTCACTTTCTACACATCGAAATTGAAGACTTCGTACCTCCGTGAaagttttcaagtttttgaaaatttcctttacaaaatataacacaacCATGTCCATTTCGCACATTACATGTTCAGCTTTTCTGCACTTTCGGACGTGCACCCTACGTGGCCCTATGGGACAGCATGCGGCTAAAGTGCTAGTTGTGGGTACGACTTAGCCCCTTGACCGTTTTTAAATtagcagttaaaatcaaccctgcaacaaatagacaccataagGTACCcgtgaaaatataaaaaaagttacACCGGTATTCCGCCGGGCTGCGGAACGAATTGTGGCTTTTGGGTCCGTCGACCTTgcgggcaccggtgcaaatggAACTGTAGCATTCCCATTGATAGCGCAGCGGTTCTGTACACGGCCATGTACTCACCATGACAAAACTGTACCCCGTCCACAGACTGGTCCACCCCGGGCTGCAGTCCGGTATGATGCCACTCTGACTGTGTATGGCCTGCTGTTCCACCGCCACGTGCGTCTGGCACACCACACACCGGCCCACCGCCCGGGCTCTGGCGTCATCACTCTGGTCTTCTCCCACCGCCGGCGGATGGATTCCTGTGGCAAAATGCTGGGGGTTTAGTAATTTTCTAACTACGCGTCTGGGAATGTCCCTGTATTTCGACTGGTAGCATCCACTGTTTCCAGTTAGTAAGTGGACGACCCCGGTTCAAGTCAAGGAACACATTTTGGTTGTGATTTCACGCGCATTTCGGAAGTGCCGtaaagctaacgtcacatttgcgAACCGTGGCCCGGCCGGGCTTTTTGTGGAAAActagaaatagaaatgtattcgcaaaatatacacaaattatgcacaCGACTATCCTCTTCACGTCTTGTGAAGGTTATTCTCTTTAGGTCTTGTGAAGTTTGGTGACTTTTATATCACACTTTTCTTTCTAGAAGGCTGCACGGTCAGACCCCGGTTTGGGCATGTGACGTAGGCTTAAATGTGGGTCCCCCGTTCGAGGCTAGGAGGTGCTTCGACCTCGTTAAAAGGTATGGGCTAGCAACACTTGTAAAActatataccctgctacagaaacaggaAGCCTACTAGGTGCCATAAGGGTCTAAAGGAAGATATAGACTGTTGCAGATGCCAATGAACGGAAAAAAGAACAGCAACTTTCGAGATACCGTACTTACCAGAGGACAGCCAAGATGTGCTAACTTTCACCGTGCTGTTCTCACAGACGTTACGAGCTGTGCAGGACATGACGGGAGACGTGCTGAAGCGTATCAGGCACGACCCCAGGGAACCTGTTGGAAAAGGAAATTATAACAATACCGGATGAATTGATTCCACCCTTGAGGCGTCgcaaaaaaatctttttcaaAGACAGCCACACTGGTTACACGATGGAGAAAAATTCACTTCATTTATCAACGTTATGACAATACTTGTCTTGAAATCAGTCTACGTACCTGCAAACATTAGAGCATCAAATGATAAAGATCAGGACTAGAGAACTAAAATTACCGATGAGTGAAGCTATCTATTGTGCCATTTCACGTTTTACAATGCGAATGCACAGTAATGTACACTGTGGTTGATATACTAAAGGTAAAGGCTTTATACCATGCCTAAGACGTCGTTTTTTTTATGCCTCATGCCTTTGACTTTGATATTTTAGCCACATTTTATCTCGCTGTGCATGCGCATCTGATAAGTTAAACCGTGAACCGGTGACAATAATGAACGGTCCCTAACCGAGGTCCTGGTTCCCGCTGACACCGTTTCCACCCAGTTGCACCAGGCTGAAGCCCTGGAACAGGGTAGTCTGGTGATCCAGGCATGCCGGGAGGGAGTCCGTCTGACTGTGGATGGTGATGAGGACAACCGTCATGGACCGTGGAGGGAGATGCCCTGTAGTATAAAAACGAAAATTACGACGAACAGGCGAGAAACATCAAGCAAACTACGTCTAACCCACATACGTCGATTAAGACTTGTCATCCAGTTAAAAAGCTACGCAATGGGAGTTTTGGAGGAGCGTCATTTGCTGGCTAATACAACTCTATGTTGGACTTGCCTACGGCGTTTTCCATCAATGCCAGACACTATGGCCATTACGAGGATAGCGCGTTCGGGCACAGGGCCCGAAAATGTCCCGCACCCCTGGCTGCAtttgccggcgatttcgtgatggcATACATGAACGCTTCGCCCTAAAATAGGTGTTGGCATTTAAATAAAACGCCTGGATTCAGTTTGTTATGTTCCCTCTGTACTTTTCTGTATCTGCTGGTTATGTTATTTCTATATACTACTTCTATTTGTAACTGCTGGACTGATGGTACCAGAGGTTGGCTGGGTTCCAAATCCACCGTCCAAACTCACTGGGAAGAGAATGATGACAGATCCTGCGCCTGTGAGGTGGAAACGTTTCTCGTATCAGTTTGAAAGATTGCAACAAGAAATGACAACAATTCCGTTGTAATCATATGAAGGTTTGTGTAATATATAGTCCATTTTTTCTTGAGTTTTATGATCCTGGGCCGATTCGAACCCACTTAGGGTGAACAGAAATTTCACAGCTTTTAGAAATTCAAAAACTAGAATCGCTTATCTACAACATTTTACCTGGCTCTCCTTTTTGTCCGAGTGCTCCCTTTTGTCCGACATCACCTTTCAGTCCATGACCAAGTTCCCCTTTCGGTCCTTTTGTATTATTATGCAAACAGAGAGAATGAAGCATCAGCAAACAGTTTAAGGAGACGCGCTTAATGGAGTAAATGGATAGGAGTTATTTCGTTCAACATATACCGCATAAagcaaataaatatatataatatcatatgcATATTTGATTATCACCACATTCAGTTTATTAAGTAGGTAATTCTTACCTTGTGGTCCGGTTGGACCGATAGGACCCTGGTCACCTTTTAAACCCATCGGGCCAACCAGTCCAGGGGTTCCTATCAAACATATTTTTTATAGTCTTTAGATAGTCGTTTAAAAGGTCCTCGTTGGAAATTGTAGGCTTCATTTGATTCACTGCTTTTAGTTACATGTCTACGAAACGTGTCGCATGTGGTGGATCTTTCCTATCATGAAGAAAACTAAAGTTGCTTTTTACATGTTTAAATTTGAATTGCACTACATTTTTAGGATTCTGAAGTGGCGACAGAGTAGATAGCCTAATTGGGGGtgcaacattgtacaaaatggcCTCGTATCCTAATGAGTACGTACGTGGATTTGTCAGTATATTTTGACGGATCCAGTCGCATAtgagaaaaaaactgaaaatgtaTCTACCAGGATACGAgtccttttttttgcaatgaaagCATTCCTATATGTAGTCTGTAACCAGTTAAGACATGGTAGTCTCGGTTAAATGAGGATGTTACGTCATATCACCTTTCAGTCCGATAGGGCCAATGATTCCCCCGTCACCTTTTGGGCCGACAGGTCCAAGATCCCCTGCAAGAAACAATTACCGGTATTTTCTCTCAATATCGCATTGTTTCCACGTGGAAAATTCAACGGTGAACCAATGGGCATAAAAAATGGTATTTGAATTGCATGTTACATTCGGTTCAAATATTGCATTCGGgacaaatgtaaaatatttctacGTACCTTTAGTTCCCTTTTGCCCTTCAACTCCAGCGGAACCGGCGAGTCCACTTGGTCCGCGGGGTCCCTGTGGTCCAGGAGAGCCTCTTAAGCCTGTTTGGCCACGGTACCCCTTGGTGCCCTTTTGGCCTGTCGGACCAGGATATCCACGTGGTCCACGTGACCCGGTATAGCCTCTATAGCCCCTGGGACCGGGCGGGCCAGGTGGGCCAGAGGAACTTCGTCGCCTGCCTCTCCAACCATCTAAATGAGCAAAGACGTATCGGTGCATTCACCGTCACTTACTATTCATCATGCTCACCCAAACATATGTTGCCGACGTGGCACTTAAAACTTTCAGAATGCCATAAGAATAAGCCAAACAGTGCTAGGAATGAAATTGTTCAGACATTTGTTGACAGAAGTTTAAAAGTTAGAGCTATAAAAATCAAGACTCACCACAAACGAAAAGAAGTGCCGAAATAATGAAGAGGTACAACAGGAGCTTCATGGTCGTTGTTCTTCCTCTGTGGTCTTCCTCAGCATACAGCTTGAATAACCTAGACCTCACTGCAAATGATATATCAATATAGCGTGATAGTATATTGCTAATATCAGTACATCTACACACAAGCTACTACGATAGAGTAACTTGCATAACTAGATTGGGGGccacctcactagtgtcacttctacagctacactcatggctaccacaCTTATGgcacttctacaactactatTAAGCTACCTCGCCAAGTGTCACTCTTACAGTGTTCCAGCCAAtaacactgtgtgtgtgtgggggggggg
This genomic stretch from Branchiostoma floridae strain S238N-H82 chromosome 13, Bfl_VNyyK, whole genome shotgun sequence harbors:
- the LOC118429384 gene encoding collagen alpha-1(IV) chain-like, whose amino-acid sequence is MTVVLITIHSQTDSLPACLDHQTTLFQGFSLVQLGGNGVSGNQDLGSLGSCLIRFSTSPVMSCTARNVCENSTVKVSTSWLSSGIHPPAVGEDQSDDARARAVGRCVVCQTHVAVEQQAIHSQSGIIPDCSPGWTSLWTGYSFVMHSINGGAGGTFISSPGSCLPVYREKPVVTCNSSLGCEEPDGQSSLWLQASDSGGSAISRCRVCQYNGN
- the LOC118429537 gene encoding short-chain collagen C4-like, with the translated sequence MGLKGDQGPIGPTGPQGPKGELGHGLKGDVGQKGALGQKGEPGAGSVIILFPVSLDGGFGTQPTSGTISPAVTNRSSI